Proteins encoded within one genomic window of Ranitomeya variabilis isolate aRanVar5 chromosome 4, aRanVar5.hap1, whole genome shotgun sequence:
- the LOC143766425 gene encoding uncharacterized protein LOC143766425, which yields MSDRRHADQLITRRLWEEVCSAVMDNWEELDAGAQDLARNRIIVRWRSIRDRFKREFNKEMQAPSGSRGRRSRYKHARALSFLRSTLLSRSTFCSTREPASELQPSGAIPRESATGDHVDPSVSAPTLLFDPSASSTSAGAAGRTSSLEAAGDELEFPLPHPSATAATSRPTLWSGRQRQRGQERSYAPDFLHLNASFHSAIKLLSEQTSAGYNMLNKSILELSSRLDRMQSDANQSPRHCFFQAVLRHMENLTPDLQMHVMQGCHTALVQMLFEQRNK from the exons atgtcggaccgccgccatgctgaccagttaatcacccgacggctatgggaggaagtgtgcagtgctgttatggataactgggaggaactcgatgctggggcccaggatctagcgc gtaacaggattatcgtgcggtggcggtcaatcagggatcgcttcaagagggagtttaataaggagatgcaggccccgagtggatctagaggacgcaggagcagatacaaacatgccagagccctgtcgttcctacggtcgacgctgctgagcagaag cactttctgcagcactcgggagcctgcatcagagttgcagccctctggagcgatccctcgagagtccgccaccggggaccacgtcgacccctctgtttctgcacctacccttttgtttgatccctcagcctcatccaccagcgctggagcagcagggcggacttcgtcacttgaagctgcaggtgatgagttagagttccctttaccccacccctctgccactgccgcaacttctagaccaactttgtggtcaggacggcagcgccagagaggtcaggaaaggagctatgcgcctgactttttgcatctgaatgcatcctttcacagtgccatcaagcttttgagtgagcaaacgtctgctgggtacaatatgcttaacaaaagcatacttgaactcagcagtcgtcttgataggatgcaatcagatgcaaaccagtcaccaaggcactgtttttttcaggcggtcctcaggcacatggaaaatctaactcctgacctgcagatgcatgtgatgcaaggctgccacactgctctagtgcag